One region of Lytechinus pictus isolate F3 Inbred chromosome 8, Lp3.0, whole genome shotgun sequence genomic DNA includes:
- the LOC129266144 gene encoding uncharacterized protein LOC129266144: MSRSSISPLVENEAKNEVANAWTNGTAPPMTPQRKELVELPPLKQSNGTPLNGTPLVKRHIGAPKAMETTVSLEIEENEKGMSTLDYRKDIDMEFYRLLGPLIKCMSFFGLWHGYVVDPVHNPPPKTTFKRIFNQKNYCIFAQVLLWFNTLRYAPAFFVGSYIDPIKLVPKVIFSIFTLQCALNSSVFFYCLSKKDKVSIFFHHFELAIQSNPTTAVDKTWLKRASWACTVVAIIFMIVHCLNQAANAYLPIETFRNNSLVFIAPMYYSAPLHAFFGIIYLYNFAAWIFPLLFFVLICFILSRQFVKLDQRLEKSLRKARIDGCFPKDFEVLRRQHEALATALDTSNDGLFTYVNLVTYATMAPLAVFLLYRIITSPSYQLGLSGWFFYWTWMINIFINVIIVSWIASITSTKAHDPRERLFLVNLWNITNEEIMQMNVFLNRVSGDPMGYTIFDLVTITKPFILTIGGLLLTFYAIISEFNA, from the exons ATGTCGCGAAGCAGTATATCACCCCTGGTCGAGAACGAGGCCAAGAACGAAGTTGCCAACGCGTGGACGAATGGAACAGCGCCCCCTATGACGCCCCAACGCAAAGAGCTTGTTGAACTACCACCCCTTAAACAATCAAATGGAACTCCACTAAATGGTACTCCACTGGTTAAGCGGCATATCGGAGCTCCAAAGGCCATGGAGACCACAGTGTCTTTGGAGATAGAAGAGAATGAAAAAGGGATGAGCACATTGGACTACAGGAAAGACATCGACATGGAGTTCTATCGTCTTCTTGGACCACTCATCAAGTGCATGTCATTCTTCGGACTATGGCATGGTTATGTTGTTGACCCAGTGCACAATCCGCCACCAAAGACTACTTTCAAGAGGATCTTTAACCAAAAGAACTACTGTATCTTTGCCCAGGTGCTCCTGTGGTTTAACACTCTTAGGTACGCTCCGGCATTCTTTGTTGGATCCTACATCGATCCGATCAAGCTTGTCCCAAAGGTCATTTTCTCCATCTTCACCCTGCAGTGCGCCCTCAACTCCTCCGTCTTCTTCTACTGTTTGTCCAAAAAGGACAAAGTGTCCATCTTCTTTCACCACTTCGAGTTGGCTATCCAGAGCAACCCTACAACGGCGGTGGATAAGACGTGGTTGAAGCGAGCCAGTTGGGCATGCACCGTGGTCGCCATCATCTTCATGATCGTCCACTGTCTCAACCAGGCTGCCAACGCCTATCTCCCAATCGAGACCTTCCGCAACAACAGCCTGGTTTTCATCGCCCCCATGTACTACAGCGCTCCGCTACACGCCTTCTTCGGCATCATCTACCTCTACAACTTTGCCGCTTGGATCTTCCCTCTTCTCTTCTTCGTCCTCATCTGCTTCATCCTCTCGCGCCAGTTCGTCAAACTTGATCAACGCCTCGAGAAATCCTTGCGCAAGGCCCGAATCGACGGGTGCTTCCCGAAGGATTTCGAAGTTCTCCGAAGACAGCACGAAGCGCTCGCTACAGCGTTGGACACATCCAATGATGGTCTCTTTACGTATGTGAACCTGGTGACCTATGCGACTATGGCCCCTCTAGCGGTGTTCTTACTGTACCGGATCATCACCTCACCGTCCTATCAACTTGGTCTCTCTGGGTGGTTCTTCTACTGGACTTGGATGATCAATATCTTTATCAATGTCATAATCGTTTCATGGATTGCTTCTATTACAAGTACTAAG GCCCACGATCCAAGAGAAAGACTTTTCTTGGTAAACCTATGGAATATTACCAACGAGGAAATTATGCAG atgaaTGTATTCCTGAACAGAGTTAGCGGGGATCCTATGGGATACACGATATTTGATCTGGTTACCATTACAAAACCTTTCATATTAACG ATTGGCGGTCTCCTCCTTACTTTCTACGCCATCATCTCCGAGTTCAATGCATGA